The following is a genomic window from Fusarium oxysporum Fo47 chromosome IV, complete sequence.
GGAAACCCTTGATAGCCTCCCTCTCTTCCGTTGTCAAATCAATACCAAAATACTCCTTCAACGCCTCCACTCTCTCATCCTCTGTCCTCAACTCTTTCAGAACCTTTGTCTTACCTCCAGGGTTCTCCTTAACCACATCATTAACCAGCATTCGTTTCCCGTAAATCTCCTCGCCCGTTGGTGACGTTTTGCTTTCCCTTAGAAGGAACTTGACAATCAGAACCGTCGTTGTCTGGAAGCTGCGTGGGCTTGTGCCAGTGTAGCAGTTGGAGATCTCGAAATCGGCTGGCAGCCATTCAACTGAGTGACTGAAAGCATAGAAGCTGATCCAGGGTTGATCGGGAGAGTTGCGGCATTGGTAGATCCAGAGACGGCGGCCGGATGTGAGCTCTGTTTGGCCGGGAATGAAGTCCTTGATAAGGCGGGAAACTACTCTCGGCTTCTGTTTGTTGAAGCATGCTGGTGAAGTTGACTATCTTGACCAGAAATAATGCAACCTCGCAGTCGTGAGCGGGATGTACGTGAGGACAATCGAATTGAGTCCCATAGACGATACGTTTATCTCCACGAGTTAATAGGGTCAACCTTCAATAACCAGATTACCACATGGCCATAGGTCGATTATCAATAATATAATCTCCTAGAACGTGTTGCAATTAGGTATCATAAGGATCATCAAACAGCTCGCCTCGCAGGTTGCATATAATATAGGCAATCGTGCGTTAACTTAATCGAGAACATCAACGGGACTTGAATAAGTTTAGTGGTATCACCGAGGCCAATATGTTGAATGCCATGAATAAGAAGACTATGAAGGAGCATAACAGGTGGAGTTCTACGGGAGCGCCGACGGATTTGGCGTCATAAATAACGACAAGAGGAAGGAGATCAACGAGAGCATGAGCCTCTCGCAGAATACAACAGATAGGGAAAGATCAGTACCGGGATCATTGAGCCTGAGAAGCGCGGGTTCCGTGGCGGCCGAGAGTGACGCGAAAAACGCTGACGACGAACGTTGATCTTGCGTGAAGTACCTTCTATGGGTCCTTTTATTGGCTCAGGGGATCATACTACGACAGAGCTGGGAGAGTAAGGCAACAGTATGATACAGTCTCTATCTGATGAGAGTTATTAAGTGTTTTTTAGAGCAGAAGCTAGAAAGAACCGTAGGTCTTCCCTTAGCTAAATGGATCAGCTGGCAGAAGTTCAGcctctcttcagcctctcttcttcttcttatgAGTCTTATGAGAGACGGTCCGTTGAGGGTGACCGGATAAACGCACTTTGCGCCGGACCCCATAGACAAGGCATAGCCAGTGGAGTATCATTCTTGACGACGCCAAACATAACGCGTCCGAGCCTATTTTGTACTGAAGGCAGTTAGGCAGTCCAGCGAGATGGACATCTTGTCGAAGAATGTGGCGACTATGGTGGGGATGTCGTTGAAATTTTGGTGTCGGGGTGCCGTCAATGATGAAAACAGCCTGCATTTCTTCGGTCCTCGGCGTTGCTTGGAGGTTTGTTGTGACCTTTTTGGGAGGCCTTCAGGCGGATGTTCAGATCTCTTCGATCTTCGCTGGTGCTTGGGATCTTGTTATGCCCCTTTTGGGTGTGAGGTAACAAATGAAATACCGTTGGAGCAGCACCACGGGTGTCAAGGAGGTAAAGATTACAGCCAGAGCGGATCAAGAGGGAATGCCGAGTCCTGGCCCATCAAAGACATGTCCAGTCCTGGAACAGTTCGAACGGTCTGAGCACTTGGCCAAGTTTTGTTTCCTCAGCTGGATTTGCCTTATTCTCggcttgctcttcttctttttgtttGGCCGGGACATGATCGAGGCTGGCGATTATGCGGGATATTGGCGTGACCatgctgttgagaatgacCAGTTCACCAGCATCGCCAAGACAGCCAAGATAGTCTCAGTGGCACCATTTCTTTAAGCCGTTGTGCTCTGATGTTATCTGGCCCTTGGAAGCGTGGCAGGTATCGAGGGGAGTGAGATTGTCATCGTCGACTAGAACGACTGTTGATATTGTCGTCACATGGCTTGGTGCCATCGCTACTCTGATTTAGATCTAGCATACCTGGAGATCCCGGGTCGGAATGCCTTTAGTGCTGAACGATGCTAGAGTTGAGATGAGGACAAGCTCATCTGGTGGTTGATGGTTCATCTATCATCGGCTGGTATGACTAGTGATGACCAGcgcaaaaaaaaaaaaagaaccGATATGTTTGAACCGAGATGATGAAGTGCAAGTTTAGAGTGACTAACATCTATGTGCCACGGCCAAAACATTTTTGGACGGTCACGTGATAAAGTTGACTTGACCACCGCCTTGTGAGTGCCAACTCGCCGGTTCAACAACTAGCAACCCCTGGTCTTTAACCTCCAAGTTCTAAGTCACAGATTTCACTTTGCATGGCGGAAGCTCGACAACATTACTAAGAGCTAACCAGTGAACAGATCATGGAGACGAAATGGAACAAATACCCCAGGGTAATGCTAGGCTCTGACAACACCGTCGGATACTAATGGTTAAGCGTGTCGTATAAGGCGAGCGTCAGGGAAGCGGAGGGCATGCTCGATCGATTGAAAAGCTTTCTGATGTTACTAGGTGGCAGTAAGAGCCCCTTTGGGCAAGGGACGTTCGCGATCTTGTTATAGTGTAAAGGCAAATCGGTTAGCAAGGAGGCGATCGGAACCGCGTGCTCCTCCTCGATTCTCTTCGCTGATTCATTAATGAGATTGGCCACTTCCAGGGATGTTGGTCATACTGCCAAGGCATGGTTCgggttggtgttggcgtgGCGCCTTGGCTATACTGCCGAGAATGATAAgctcaccatcatcatcaagatagGCAAGATGGACTCAGTGGTACCACTGCTCTGCGCCTTTGGGTTCTGACGTAGCTTGTGTTAAGTCGGGTGAGGTGGGTATTATCAGGAAAGGCAGGCTGTGTCTTCGTTTCGCCGGCGCACCTTTGACTACTGTCTTGTGCTGCTTGGGTCTGGTATGGGTTGACATTTAGAAGCGTGGTAGGGCGTTGAAAGGGGTTAGATGATCGTCGCGGGGATGGGCAGACTGCCCTTTGGTTTGGTCGGCGCGCTTTCGATTCTGACCATTTTTGTTAAAGAAAGCCCAGTGATTGTGAAGACCTTTCACCGTGTGGCCTTCCATGTTGACCTCTGACTAATTGGTGGGCTTGCACTTAGGCTTGAGCTGTGCGATGATATGCAATAGAAGCCCATTCTGTTATAGTGGTTAGATTCCTGGCAGGTGGCTCGGGGATATGATCCAGACTCACTTTGGTTTCTTGAGTCCAGGCGTTAGCCTTCTTTGCAACGTCAGACATTGTGACATTTGGAAAATGCTGGCGAAAAGAAGTCTATTGGATAGGCATTTGGGGCATATGTTTGATTTCTATCTATGGACTCTGGATAGTGTGCTAGGCGGAATGGTTTCATTGATGAGGCGTCTAGAGTATGGTTTTAACCAGTCCCCGAGGCGTAGTTAAGGTTAATATTCCTTTAAGGCTTATTATGAGCTCATGCTATGTTTTCTATTATCCGTGGAGCAGAAAACCAAGCCTGACACTATCGTACTGTTTTATCTATCCTTTGGTAGACCTGATCTCTTTGTCTGTAGAGCTAAGGATCGAGCCTACCGAAGTCGATTACCGAAATATACAATTTTATGCATCTTTTGGTTGCCTAGGCCTTGCCGAGAAGTCCAGAGTGACAATGAGGTGTGATCAAGAGAATGCAACTTGTCTATTAAAAACTATAACTAAGGTTGAAATCCTCTCAAATGCTTCGCGATGTCTGGACATGCCTTCGTTGTCCGCGGGGATATTGAATCAAACATGGCCCTGCAATACTTCACCAAAAGTATTTCCCTTTCTGTCGGTCCTTTGAGCCCTGAGCAGCACTGTACGATTGTCGATCAGTGCGAGGGCCTTGTCTGCTGGAGTTCGAATTTCTGATATGGTCCATCTGGCTGACTTTCCCCAAAAGCAAGCTCATTGGAGTCTATGCGCGGTTTCGTGTAGTCTTCATCTTGGTTGCCCTAGCATCGCCAACGGCCATGTCGAGGGATTGTCCGGCGACTACGCCAAAGATATAATGCAGTCACCCCGCTCATGAAAAGGGATAGCACTGGCCACAGGTATACCCAGCGCCATGATCAGGAACAAAGTGATGTGAAGCTATGTCTTGACGAACAGGACCCATTGCAAAGCCAGGAGTGCGCACACAGTTCGATGTCCGAGGCGCCAAGCGACAACTGGAAGCCACTGCCACCAGTTGCAGAGCGAACCAATGGCAGGTGAAGCTATCGGATAAACTGATCTCAACAGGAGTTGGGGGTAGGGTTAAGCTTGAGATAGTGATGATCCATGAGGGATAATTTATGTTTATCTGTGAGGCTGGGTAAGGTAGGGATAGAGACGGGATCACCCATGTCATGAAGTAAAATCCTTGTCGTGGGAGGATGGTTTGACAGGTAGTATGAAGTCGGGATTCTGTGTTCATGCATATTATGAATATCAGGGATCCGTCTGAATAAGGCTCGTGTTATCATACTGACCGCTTAACTGCTGTAATCGTCGCGGCAGAGAATCACTTTTGTGCAACCTGCGGTTGGGTGCAAGTTCATATTCGCGTCTGCAACGGTTAAAAAATTTAGCCGACGATGACGTGATGAAATCGACTTTATTACTTCTATTGTACataaggtacctaggtactTAGGTAGTTTCGCCTCCTCCATGTTGCAAACAATCACTGATCAAGAAACTGAGCTGATTACCACCTTCCTTTCCCCTTATGAGCGCATTCGTCACCCGATGATGACTTCAGTCTGCGACGACCTGTGGCTTACCCCTTCCCTCGATACTTGACTACCAATGCCCGTCTCCTGCCAAACCAATATGCTACCTTCGCTTCAGGCAGTTGCCATTCTCGATAAAAGCCAACCTCACTTGCAACTTGTGCCATGAAAGAGGAAAGAAAGGACATAATAATGCCGAGCAGGCGCGCATGTTCCTTGCAAAAGgattctcctcttcttctcttcttatcattcatcttctcatcctctcGTCTCGATTTCCATTGCCTATCACATTGCCTTCGTTGCAGAACGGCCTACCTCCTTTCACACGGAGTCGTTATTTCTTGACCTGGGAGCCCTCCAGTCTCCCAGCCCATACCAAGTCAGAGTTCTCCAGTCCGGCACTCATCTCTGACGTTGGAACTCGCCGAAGACTCGCAAAATCATACAAAACCCAGGACAAGACAACTTCCTTTCCCATATTCAGTTCGCTCGGGTTCGATTTAGATCTGATCAATCTTACTCTTCAGCAAGAAGGTTCAGATTTTGCCGTCTTGCAGTTCACCTCTGAGCTATCTAACGGAGAAGGTATTTGACCCTGCCTATATACATAATTGAAACAGAAAACACTGACATGCGATAGCACCTTccggtgatgttgatgctgatgataatgatgatgatggcctcTACGACCACACTCTCAGCAGCTCCCACTTATCACAGGCTCTGCCTGCGCAATCTGGGAGTCCTGAGGAGCCTTATCCTAAGACAATCTTCGATATACAAGACTGTGAAAGTAAGTTTGGTGCTTTTCTATACTATTTTCATGGCTAATATCTTTAGATGCTAATATCACGTCCCTTGACAATTTCGACTTATCTCTTAAAGCTCTTAAGGGCCCTGGGAGTGGTCTCGATTCTTGGTCATCCCCCATTCAGCTCGTTGCAACATATGGTGAAGATCTTCGGACTTTGTCAACTTACTGCAGAATATTTTGGCAGTTTGAAGAGTCTGGAGAAGTCCAACGTTTTCTGGAGATTCATGAGTGGTGCCCCCTGGATGCGGGTGGATTTCCCCTATTGTCGCCCAATCAGAGTCATGGGAAATGAGACCGCGATTCTTATTGTACTTCAATGTCCGAGACAACATCTGCCACTCAACCCCGCTTAGCCCAATCCCGCTTGTTTCACAGACATGTTTATTGCGGCTGTTGTCTCTTGTGAGTTGGTAATAGCTCATTTATTTACATAACTCTCTAACTTTGTCTAGATTTCGACAAAACAGGTGTCAAATATGTCGTCATGGATTTCCGAAAGGAGTGCCGTAGGAATCAAGAAGATTGCCGTTGTCCAATCCTCAACAGGACCGAGATCGAAGTTTGCGGGATTGCCATGATGACAGAGGTCTTCATAGCACGCAACATCTACGGGGTCAAGTTTGCCGCCACGGCCGCGATTTCAGCCAGCGAATCAAACGCCATTCACTAAATTGCCAGAGACAAATCTTTTGAACCTTTACTCGGCACTCTCTACAGTACACAGTGGCACCCCAGGGCTGCCATCGACCTCGCCACTGAATATATTCCCCAAGAAGTACGTACATGACCATCAAGGACATGGTAACTCGCGGTTATAGTCCAGTCATGTCATCCATACTCAAACATTTTGGATTGGAACCACACTCAGATATCTGACCGTACATCTCCCTTTCTTGTGCTGTCAACTTCTCCTATGATCCCAACAatgctgagaagcttctcgagaccGCTGAGAAGTTTGCTAACGTCAAGGCCTTCCTTATGGCTGAGGCTTAAGCGCCAGTCCTGGTGGCTATGATCCCAACAatgctgagaagcttctcgagaccGCTGAGAAGTCTACCAATATCAAGGCCTTCCTTATGGCTAAGGCTTAAGCACCAGTCCTAGTGACAATGAATGGCTACGGAAGGGATGATGAGTATTATGGGTAGTCTTGGTCTTTTGCAGAGGGATGGTTGGATACTCACGAGCCTGCTGAGCTCAAGCCTGGCTTCGAGGCTGCAGTTGAAAAGAATTTTAGTCAATTCTCTAGCTCCGAGTATGCTACTATAAAGGATGTCTCTTTATCCCCGGTCAGGCCTATCTTTACTAGTTCTCTTATCGCCaagcctgcttcttctcctgccGATAAGTGAACTGCGAATACTGTCCCTGCTGAAACTAATTTCATAGCTACAGCTACATTACCAGAAATCCACTTTAGCTAGATATATAAAGCACGGCATCAAGAGTCAGATACTGGCATAATGATTGCGGATAATTGGCTGTCAATGAGCCTGTGCCCGATCGCGTCAAATATCCAATTACAGAGCCCGGCAACTTGGCAACCAGACTTGCTCCCCTTTTCTGGGTATTCGTATAGAAATAAATGGCCTAGTACTACAGCTGTTAATGGTAACAAAAGACCCCAACAGAAGGTCCAGCATCAAGAATCGGGCAGTCACTGAAATCACTCTATTTGCTCAGAACACTGATACGCTTCACGAACACCCTCGTTTCATCCTTGACAACCTTACGCTGCGATGACCAAGCCTCTTTACCTAACTTTAGAAACCCTGTACAATGGCGCAGACAGGCGTTCTAGGGTCTCAAATGACTAGTCAGAGCACTGGTCGGACAATCCATTTGCCGGTGATGCAACGCGTCCTTTCGCGTCGACTATCGAAGATTCTATTCAGTAGCTGATAGTATGTGGTAGAGTTTCAAGTCGCTTTCTTTAGTTTTACTGGCCGTCATATCTACAGTTTCACCCTTCGGAGAAGCAGGGTACTCCTCCGGCCCCCGAATTCAACAACTACAATTCGACCGCCAAGGAGACCGTCTCAGAGGCCATCAAGGACGTTGCCGAGCAGACTGATCATGCACGGATCTGGTGAGGAGAGGTAGGGATAGCAGTTCGGTCACTGCCAGCGCCGACCGAGTGGTTGTGGCGGTGGGAGTGGTGAGAAAGCTGGGAAGCAGCTGGTGAGTCTCTTTAGAATCTGGAAAGGAGGAGCTGGTGGTGACTGAGTAATatggctctggctctgactATAAGGAGATGACTAAGGTTTCCTAAGAGTTACTGGAAACGAGCCGACATGTTAGTCTGCTCTTATGAGATATAGTGGAAGGAGTCAGATATATTCGAGGGCGTATGCGATCCTGCGTAGGAATCGGCCAGGCCGTGCTGCTGATTCGAGAACTGATTGTCAAAGGATGCAACTCTGGCCAAGAGCTCACAGCGCCGCAGATGTGACTTACCAGCAGACTATGTGGTGTCAACCAAGCCTTTTCTTGAGAAGATTCGGCTTGAGGCTCGAAAGGCTATGATGCCCACCCTGTTAAATGACTTTCAAGAAGGAATCCTCATGTTCATCCTGGAGAAAGAATTCACTGAGGATCAGCATGACGTTGTTTGGCAGGTCGCTCACAAGCGCTTCCAGCAGGATGTCGCGTCATGGAAGTCTCAAACACTCGCTTTGATTAAGGCATGTTCATCTGGTAGCCGTATCCTGGTCAGTACTAATTATTCTCCTTAGTATAagattgaagagcttgagcttTTAGCAGAAACCAGAAACCAGAACGGGGACGTTGCTTTCTCTATTCCCtggaggactttgaggtTATCTTTGCTAGGTGTTATAACTACACAGTATACCTCAGTTGCTAAATCGGGTAAGAAGGTTTAGGCTTGGTGTAAGAGTATGTCTATCTCTTATGTATTTGGCCTTAACTAATCGCGGTCAGCCGTCTGGATTGGGATTGGTCCTCGCTCGCTGGGGTGAAATCTGGAAGtccaagaagatggagaacgTTCGCTTGAGTCAACAAACTCATCCAGCTTCGCCCGGCCAACCAATTCATAGCAAAGCGCGGCAAGAAGTTCCAGGATCTGCTCAGCTCGTCCGAGGATTAAGACGCCTTTACCCCTGACACAGACATCCTCCCCAATCACGGCATCACACCAACAACACTAGGCGTCCTCCCATAGCTAGAACAAAAGCACCGTAGCACCCAGTCCTTCATATCAGTGCCCAACAAACTTGGAAATGCATTTGGCTGTTTCTTCTTGAGGCATGTCGTCTCCCTACTACCCGGTATCCAAGTTTTAGTGATTGGGGCAaatgatggtgttggtgaagGAGGGAGAAAGAAAGTCAGTAAGTGAGATCCCCTTTATGCTTGGAAAACATGGATTCTGTAACTTCACCTTTAGGCCTCAAGTGTTGATCAGATATATCAGGGGCATCAACCCTCCTTTGCCAAAACTGACCTTGATCTTCCACCAACAAACTTGGGTTACTGATTTCAGGAGTGACCACCTTGGAACACGGTAGGATTCAGTATTTAACACAC
Proteins encoded in this region:
- a CDS encoding uncharacterized protein (expressed protein), translating into MFLAKGFSSSSLLIIHLLILSSRFPLPITLPSLQNGLPPFTRSRYFLTWEPSSLPAHTKSEFSSPALISDVGTRRRLAKSYKTQDKTTSFPIFSSLGFDLDLINLTLQQEGSDFAVLQFTSELSNGEAPSGDVDADDNDDDGLYDHTLSSSHLSQALPAQSGSPEEPYPKTIFDIQDCENANITSLDNFDLSLKALKGPGSGLDSWSSPIQLVATYGEDLRTLSTYCRIFWQFEESGEVQRFLEIHEWCPLDAGGFPLLSPNQSHGK